In Achromobacter spanius, the following proteins share a genomic window:
- a CDS encoding amino acid ABC transporter permease, whose protein sequence is MNYNWSWSVFLEMSPDGVHTFLETLLIGVGWTLALALTAWVFSLLLGSWLGVMRTAQSRVMNVLGATYVELFRNVPLLVQMFLWYFVLPELLPHAWGLAMKQMPQPWGQFVPAVLCLGFYGSARVAEQLRAGIQSLPRGQFQAGTALGLTEVQVYRYIILPEAFRIVLPPLTSEFMGTIKYSSVALTIGLLELTGQARSMQEFSFHIFEAFSAATVIYLILNGIVVLGMRLLERHIAVPGLIGATSKAGPAAVKTAALSR, encoded by the coding sequence ATGAATTACAACTGGAGTTGGAGCGTCTTCCTGGAGATGTCGCCGGACGGCGTGCACACCTTCCTGGAAACGCTGCTGATCGGCGTGGGCTGGACGCTGGCGCTGGCGCTGACCGCGTGGGTCTTTTCGCTGTTGCTGGGGTCTTGGCTGGGCGTGATGCGCACGGCGCAGTCGCGCGTGATGAACGTGCTGGGAGCGACCTACGTTGAGCTGTTCCGCAACGTGCCGCTGCTGGTGCAGATGTTCCTGTGGTATTTCGTGCTGCCTGAATTGCTGCCGCATGCCTGGGGCCTGGCGATGAAGCAGATGCCGCAGCCGTGGGGGCAATTCGTGCCTGCCGTGCTGTGCCTGGGGTTTTATGGTTCGGCGCGCGTGGCCGAGCAATTGCGCGCCGGCATCCAGTCTTTGCCGCGTGGCCAGTTCCAGGCGGGGACCGCCCTGGGGCTGACCGAGGTGCAGGTGTACCGCTACATCATCCTGCCCGAGGCGTTTCGCATCGTGCTGCCGCCGCTGACGTCCGAGTTCATGGGCACCATCAAGTATTCCTCGGTGGCGCTGACGATCGGCCTGCTGGAGCTCACCGGCCAGGCACGTTCGATGCAGGAATTCAGCTTCCACATCTTCGAGGCGTTCTCCGCCGCGACGGTGATCTACCTGATCCTCAACGGCATTGTCGTGCTGGGCATGCGCCTGCTTGAACGGCACATCGCGGTGCCCGGATTGATCGGTGCGACCAGCAAAGCCGGTCCGGCCGCGGTCAAGACCGCCGCCCTGAGCCGATAG